From one Accipiter gentilis chromosome 3, bAccGen1.1, whole genome shotgun sequence genomic stretch:
- the COMMD8 gene encoding COMM domain-containing protein 8 isoform X2 has product MLRLLEKLPPGRALEFLHKIVDGICGRAYPRYQDYGGIWSLSEWMEILEATMAYFKTAVGKNISDEEAAQQINELNSNYQEAITKCLKGRKEEIRNALVERVNAISSAQLQDFDWQLKLALSSDKISMLQMPLVNLDLDVRENGEIKPISIEMNKEELQNLLNALEAANKVVLQLK; this is encoded by the exons ATGCTGCGGCTGCTGGAGAAGCTCCCGCCGGGACGGGCCCTGGAG TTCCTTCATAAAATAGTAGATGGCATATGTGGCCGTGCGTATCCTCGATACCAGGATTATGGCGGTATTTGGAGCTTGTCAGAGTGGATGGAGATTTTAGAAGCAACAATGGCGTATTTCAAAACTGCAGTTGGCAAAAACATATCTGATGAAGAG gctGCTCAGCAGATAAATGAGTTAAATTCAAACTATCAAGAAGCAATCACAAAATGTCTaaaaggcagaaaggaagaaatcaggAATGCGCTGGTGGAAAGAGTAAATGCAATCTCTTCTGCCCAGCTGCAAGATTTTGACTGGCAGTTAAAG CTTGCTCTCTCCAGTGATAAGATCTCCATGCTGCAAATGCCACTTGTCAATCTTGATTTGGATGTGAGAGAAAATGGTGAAATTAAACCGATTTCTATAGAGATGAATAAGGAAGAGTTGCAGAACCTGTTAAATGCACTGGAAGCTGCTAATAAG GTTGTCTTGCAACTGAAATGA
- the COMMD8 gene encoding COMM domain-containing protein 8 isoform X1, giving the protein MLRLLEKLPPGRALEFLHKIVDGICGRAYPRYQDYGGIWSLSEWMEILEATMAYFKTAVGKNISDEEAAQQINELNSNYQEAITKCLKGRKEEIRNALVERVNAISSAQLQDFDWQLKLALSSDKISMLQMPLVNLDLDVRENGEIKPISIEMNKEELQNLLNALEAANKVDFTDTILCS; this is encoded by the exons ATGCTGCGGCTGCTGGAGAAGCTCCCGCCGGGACGGGCCCTGGAG TTCCTTCATAAAATAGTAGATGGCATATGTGGCCGTGCGTATCCTCGATACCAGGATTATGGCGGTATTTGGAGCTTGTCAGAGTGGATGGAGATTTTAGAAGCAACAATGGCGTATTTCAAAACTGCAGTTGGCAAAAACATATCTGATGAAGAG gctGCTCAGCAGATAAATGAGTTAAATTCAAACTATCAAGAAGCAATCACAAAATGTCTaaaaggcagaaaggaagaaatcaggAATGCGCTGGTGGAAAGAGTAAATGCAATCTCTTCTGCCCAGCTGCAAGATTTTGACTGGCAGTTAAAG CTTGCTCTCTCCAGTGATAAGATCTCCATGCTGCAAATGCCACTTGTCAATCTTGATTTGGATGTGAGAGAAAATGGTGAAATTAAACCGATTTCTATAGAGATGAATAAGGAAGAGTTGCAGAACCTGTTAAATGCACTGGAAGCTGCTAATAAGGTAGATTTTACTGATACCATCCTTTGTTCCTGA